One part of the Janthinobacterium sp. 17J80-10 genome encodes these proteins:
- a CDS encoding M23 family metallopeptidase — protein MFSRDKLIDLGARGKALFGVTRKSRVVSYSALFLALCAFGAAGVAPMAPDAADLPVKTVALELALPDLQSQIAAQAESTAYYVREEKVRPGDSLATLLKRLGVDDAAAAEFIKNDHAAYQVLQLKPGKQVQVQTDADGELQWLRTTLGNGRDAASNLLIERDGAHFKAKQTPAALEQRVEMRSGEIRSSLFAATDQALIPDNVALQIVEMFSTDIDFASDLRRGDRFNVVYETLWQNGEYVRAGRVLAAEFVNGGRSYQAVWFEDPASGQGGGYFGFDGKSLKKAFLKSPLEFSRISSGFSMRKHPISGKWKAHKGVDFAAVTGTPIRAAADGVVHFAGVQGGYGNVVEIKHWSNYSTAYAHMSRFASGLRKGMKVSQGQLIGYVGSTGWSTGPHLHYEFRVSNEARDPLKVDMPTAQPLAGGQLQRFRGVTSDMLHRFALLNPQDQNTRLASAK, from the coding sequence ATGTTCTCTAGAGATAAATTGATCGACCTTGGCGCACGAGGGAAGGCACTGTTCGGTGTCACCCGCAAGTCGCGCGTCGTGTCTTATTCGGCCCTATTCCTCGCCCTGTGCGCCTTTGGCGCGGCAGGCGTGGCGCCCATGGCGCCCGATGCCGCCGACCTGCCGGTGAAAACCGTTGCGCTCGAACTTGCCCTGCCCGACCTGCAAAGCCAGATCGCGGCGCAAGCCGAGAGCACCGCCTATTACGTTCGCGAAGAGAAGGTCCGTCCCGGCGACAGCCTGGCCACCCTGCTCAAACGCCTGGGCGTGGACGATGCCGCCGCTGCCGAATTCATCAAGAATGACCATGCCGCCTACCAGGTGCTGCAGCTCAAGCCGGGCAAGCAGGTGCAGGTCCAGACCGATGCCGATGGCGAACTGCAATGGCTGCGAACCACCCTGGGCAATGGCCGCGACGCCGCCTCGAACCTGCTGATCGAGCGCGACGGCGCGCACTTCAAGGCAAAACAAACACCCGCGGCACTGGAACAGCGTGTCGAAATGCGCAGCGGCGAAATCCGCTCCTCGCTGTTTGCGGCCACCGACCAGGCACTGATCCCGGACAACGTGGCGCTGCAAATCGTCGAGATGTTTTCCACCGATATTGACTTTGCCTCGGACCTGCGCCGTGGCGACCGTTTCAATGTGGTGTATGAAACGCTCTGGCAAAACGGCGAATATGTCCGGGCTGGACGCGTGCTGGCGGCCGAATTCGTCAACGGCGGCCGCTCGTACCAGGCAGTCTGGTTTGAAGACCCCGCCAGCGGCCAGGGCGGCGGCTATTTTGGTTTCGACGGCAAGTCCCTGAAAAAGGCGTTCCTGAAGTCGCCCCTGGAGTTTTCACGGATTTCCTCCGGGTTTTCGATGCGCAAGCATCCGATTTCGGGCAAATGGAAAGCGCACAAAGGCGTTGACTTCGCCGCCGTCACCGGCACCCCGATCCGTGCCGCAGCCGATGGCGTGGTGCACTTTGCCGGCGTCCAGGGTGGCTATGGCAATGTCGTGGAAATCAAGCACTGGAGTAATTATTCCACCGCCTACGCCCACATGAGCCGCTTCGCCAGCGGCTTGCGCAAAGGAATGAAAGTCAGCCAGGGACAATTGATCGGCTATGTCGGCAGCACCGGCTGGTCCACCGGGCCGCACCTGCACTACGAATTCCGCGTCAGCAACGAAGCACGCGATCCCCTGAAGGTCGACATGCCCACGGCCCAGCCGCTGGCCGGCGGTCAGCTGCAGCGCTTCCGCGGCGTCACATCGGACATGCTGCACCGCTTCGCCCTGCTGAACCCGCAAGACCAGAATACCCGCCTGGCGTCGGCCAAATAA
- a CDS encoding anhydro-N-acetylmuramic acid kinase yields MPAQLSSPPLYIGLMSGTSLDGVDGVLTAFPDNYRGGPVQTLASAYIGFPPELRRDMLALQAAGEDEIHREALLANALAGYYADCVSSLLAQADARPGQITAIGAHGQTIRHRPELGYTRQTNNPALLAELTGIDVVADIRSRDIAAGGQGAPLVPAFHQAVFAAPHGTRVVANIGGISNISVLPATDAAVAATAPAVTGFDTGPGNVLMDAWISRHRGQAYDSNGDWAASGKALPVLLEVLREEAFFRMAPPKSTGRDLFHLPWLQQKLATAGITAAASRAEDVQATLAAFTASTLADAIVAHAPQAESVYVCGGGAYNAHLMRQLQNALAQHDTGITVDSTTALGISPNHVEALAFAWLAQRFCLRLPGNLPAVTGARGERILGALYPA; encoded by the coding sequence ATGCCCGCACAACTATCCTCCCCGCCCCTCTATATCGGCCTGATGTCCGGCACCAGCCTCGACGGTGTCGATGGCGTACTCACGGCGTTTCCAGACAATTACCGTGGCGGACCGGTCCAGACCCTGGCCAGCGCCTATATCGGCTTCCCGCCTGAACTGCGGCGCGACATGCTGGCGCTGCAGGCGGCCGGAGAAGATGAAATCCACCGCGAAGCGCTGCTCGCCAATGCGCTCGCAGGCTACTATGCCGATTGCGTGTCCAGTCTGCTGGCACAAGCCGATGCCAGGCCAGGCCAGATCACCGCCATCGGCGCCCATGGCCAGACCATCCGCCATCGCCCGGAACTTGGCTATACCCGCCAGACCAATAACCCGGCACTGCTGGCCGAACTGACCGGGATTGACGTGGTTGCCGACATCCGCAGCCGCGATATCGCCGCCGGCGGCCAGGGTGCGCCACTGGTACCGGCGTTCCACCAGGCTGTCTTTGCCGCCCCGCACGGCACGCGGGTGGTCGCCAATATCGGCGGCATCAGCAACATCAGCGTATTGCCGGCAACGGATGCGGCTGTGGCGGCAACAGCGCCTGCGGTAACCGGTTTCGACACTGGCCCCGGCAATGTCCTCATGGATGCCTGGATCAGCCGGCACCGGGGCCAGGCTTATGACAGCAATGGCGACTGGGCAGCCAGCGGCAAGGCGCTGCCAGTGCTGCTGGAAGTCTTGCGCGAGGAAGCTTTTTTCAGGATGGCGCCACCGAAAAGTACCGGGCGGGACCTTTTCCATCTGCCCTGGCTGCAGCAAAAGCTGGCGACGGCCGGCATTACGGCAGCGGCCAGCCGTGCCGAAGATGTGCAAGCGACATTGGCGGCATTCACTGCTTCCACGCTGGCTGATGCCATCGTCGCGCACGCGCCCCAGGCGGAGTCTGTGTATGTCTGTGGTGGCGGAGCCTACAATGCTCACCTCATGCGGCAATTGCAAAACGCCCTGGCGCAACACGACACCGGCATCACTGTCGATTCCACCACGGCATTGGGGATTTCCCCCAACCATGTCGAAGCACTGGCCTTTGCCTGGCTGGCACAACGCTTCTGCCTGCGGCTGCCAGGCAACCTGCCGGCAGTGACAGGCGCCCGCGGCGAGCGGATCCTGGGCGCCCTCTATCCTGCCTGA
- the erpA gene encoding iron-sulfur cluster insertion protein ErpA, translating to MNAITEMPAPIIFTDSAASKVAQLIEEEGNPDLKLRVFVQGGGCSGFQYGFTFDEIVNEDDTTMTKNGVQLLIDSMSYQYLVGAEIDYKDDLEGAQFVIKNPGATSTCGCGSSFSA from the coding sequence ATGAATGCCATCACCGAAATGCCCGCCCCCATTATCTTTACCGACAGCGCCGCCTCCAAGGTTGCGCAGTTGATCGAGGAAGAAGGCAATCCTGACCTCAAATTGCGTGTATTCGTGCAAGGCGGAGGCTGCTCGGGGTTCCAGTACGGTTTCACCTTCGATGAAATCGTCAACGAAGACGACACCACCATGACCAAGAATGGCGTGCAGCTGCTGATCGATTCGATGAGCTACCAGTACCTGGTGGGCGCCGAAATCGATTACAAGGATGACCTGGAAGGCGCGCAATTCGTCATCAAGAATCCGGGTGCTACCAGTACGTGCGGCTGCGGTTCGTCGTTCTCCGCCTGA
- a CDS encoding polymer-forming cytoskeletal protein, producing MFGSKSKSTIDSLIGLATRIEGDLHFKGGLRIDGNVRGNVIADPTLPSMLVISEHAVIEGEVRAAHLVVNGQINGPVYCSELLELQPKARITGDVNYKALEMHGGALVSGKLTHDQVEEPILKLAAPTKLIGSNT from the coding sequence ATGTTTGGCAGCAAAAGCAAAAGCACCATCGACAGCCTCATCGGTTTAGCCACCAGGATCGAGGGCGACCTGCATTTCAAGGGCGGTTTGCGTATCGATGGCAATGTTCGTGGGAATGTGATCGCCGACCCCACCCTCCCCAGCATGCTGGTGATCTCCGAACATGCCGTGATCGAAGGCGAGGTCCGTGCGGCGCACCTGGTGGTCAATGGCCAGATCAATGGGCCGGTCTATTGCAGCGAGTTGCTGGAATTGCAGCCGAAGGCGCGCATTACCGGTGACGTCAATTACAAGGCCCTGGAAATGCATGGCGGCGCGCTCGTATCGGGCAAACTGACGCATGACCAGGTGGAAGAGCCGATCTTGAAGCTGGCAGCGCCGACCAAGCTGATCGGGTCGAATACCTGA
- a CDS encoding DUF6776 family protein gives MKNLFGPSLRLKLWRRRLSVAAPRVSIRHHLPWPLRLLLVAIVLGMAGAIALATYDLGRNLTGRGNTISPAQVSDLHERLAQATTERDRFSGGVDAAESQLQIERTAQQQMAAQVKNLLAENARLKEDLAFFERLLPASTGAAGISIQRLAVESIAPNQLKYRLLVMQGGKGGREFVGNLQLAVSVVREGKSAMIIFPDAKTGDGERFKLAFQHYQRMEGTLNLPEGAIVQTVQARILEKGQLRAQQSAKL, from the coding sequence TTGAAAAACCTGTTTGGCCCGTCGCTGCGGCTGAAGCTGTGGCGGCGGCGCCTGTCGGTCGCCGCGCCGCGTGTCAGCATTCGTCATCACCTGCCCTGGCCCTTGCGCTTGTTGCTGGTGGCTATTGTGCTCGGTATGGCCGGGGCGATTGCGTTAGCGACCTATGACCTGGGGCGCAATCTGACCGGACGCGGCAATACCATCAGTCCGGCGCAAGTCAGCGACCTGCACGAGCGTCTCGCCCAGGCCACTACCGAGCGGGACCGCTTTTCAGGTGGCGTGGACGCCGCGGAAAGCCAGTTGCAGATCGAACGCACCGCGCAGCAGCAAATGGCGGCGCAAGTCAAAAATCTGTTGGCCGAAAATGCCCGCCTGAAGGAAGACCTGGCCTTTTTCGAACGTTTATTGCCTGCCAGCACTGGTGCGGCAGGAATCTCGATCCAGCGCCTGGCAGTGGAATCCATTGCGCCAAATCAACTGAAATATCGCTTGTTAGTGATGCAAGGCGGTAAAGGTGGACGCGAATTTGTTGGAAACTTGCAATTGGCAGTGAGCGTTGTACGTGAAGGGAAAAGTGCTATGATCATTTTTCCCGATGCCAAAACTGGGGACGGGGAGCGATTCAAGCTTGCCTTTCAGCATTATCAACGCATGGAAGGTACGCTGAACTTGCCGGAAGGCGCAATTGTGCAAACCGTGCAGGCACGTATTCTCGAAAAAGGCCAGTTGCGCGCGCAACAGTCGGCCAAGTTGTAA
- the argC gene encoding N-acetyl-gamma-glutamyl-phosphate reductase has protein sequence MIKVGIVGGTGYTGVELLRILAAHPDVELAAITSRKEDGLPVADMFPSLRGHVSLAFSSPEKAKLTECDVVFFATPHGVAMAQAPELLAAGVKVIDLAADFRLKDTAEFERWYGMPHSCPDLLEEAVYGLPEVNRAAIKAARLIGLPGCYPTSMQLGFAPLLAQGKPLVNEAALIADCKSGVSGAGRKAEISTLLAEAADNFKAYGVKGHRHLPETVQGLQAIAQRKVGLTFVPHLVPMIRGIHSTLYATILPEARDTDFQALYENHFKGERFVDVMPAGSHPETRSVRASNMLRVAVHRPGGGDLLVILVVEDNLVKGAAGQGVQCMNIMFGLEEKAGLAHVPVLP, from the coding sequence ATGATCAAGGTTGGCATTGTCGGTGGTACCGGCTACACCGGTGTGGAATTGCTGCGCATCCTGGCAGCACATCCGGATGTGGAACTGGCCGCCATCACGTCGCGCAAGGAAGATGGTTTGCCGGTGGCTGACATGTTTCCTTCACTGCGCGGTCATGTGTCGCTGGCTTTTTCATCGCCGGAAAAGGCAAAGCTGACGGAATGCGACGTGGTGTTTTTCGCCACCCCGCACGGCGTCGCCATGGCGCAGGCGCCTGAATTGCTGGCGGCCGGTGTCAAGGTGATCGACCTGGCGGCGGATTTCCGCCTCAAAGACACGGCGGAATTTGAAAGATGGTATGGCATGCCGCATTCCTGCCCGGACTTGCTGGAGGAAGCCGTGTATGGCTTGCCGGAAGTTAATCGTGCGGCAATTAAGGCGGCACGCCTGATCGGCTTGCCGGGTTGCTATCCCACTTCCATGCAATTGGGTTTTGCGCCGCTGCTGGCGCAGGGCAAGCCCCTGGTCAATGAAGCCGCGCTGATTGCCGATTGCAAGTCCGGCGTATCGGGGGCTGGCCGCAAGGCCGAGATTTCCACCCTCCTGGCGGAGGCTGCCGACAATTTCAAGGCTTACGGCGTCAAGGGCCATCGCCATTTGCCGGAAACCGTGCAGGGCTTGCAGGCAATCGCTCAACGCAAGGTCGGCCTGACGTTCGTGCCGCACCTGGTGCCAATGATCCGCGGCATCCATTCGACCCTGTATGCGACGATCCTGCCGGAAGCGCGCGATACCGATTTCCAGGCCTTGTACGAAAACCATTTCAAGGGGGAGCGTTTCGTCGATGTGATGCCCGCCGGCAGCCACCCTGAAACCCGCTCGGTGCGGGCTTCGAACATGCTGCGCGTTGCCGTGCACCGTCCGGGCGGCGGCGATTTACTTGTGATCCTGGTGGTCGAAGACAATCTCGTCAAGGGCGCGGCGGGCCAAGGCGTGCAATGCATGAATATCATGTTTGGCCTGGAAGAAAAAGCTGGCCTGGCACACGTGCCCGTATTGCCTTAA
- a CDS encoding tetratricopeptide repeat protein, producing MNNIGRNDPCYCGSGKKYKQCCAQRQSMAAPGGAGGLSGVAGIPHALQAALEYHQAGRFAQAEPIYRQVLALDPGNADALHLSGVLHHQTGRHAEAAGLIGQALTLQPEYAEAHANLGEAWRAMGQHDNAVACYSQALALKPGYAQAHYNLGLSLHAQGKLDAAVASFQQALTFMPEYPDALLALGRLLQGQGELKKALLCCQRLLKIQPGMARNWSLYASILELLSDEALNLVDPELLLHAFSQQVLDPQKLERLATAMVCADPLAQGFLLVAADAENGRTQIEAAVADGSLQPLLAMPLLLALLEQALITDYRLERLLALVRQALLAALLRTPQAEAAPVVERFACGLALQCFANEYIYTITAVEEAHIAALTDHLEAAFGQSQPVPAIMLALAGCYQPLYRQPFAAWIKPADWAQAHVQALLERQLGQPLQEDALKAEIPGLTGVADAVSQAVRQQYEENPYPRWKRRGVAGVGLPLDEALRQRLPHRDITAQLPAAPDILVAGCGTGSDAFQVAQSFAHAGILAVDISKTSLAYAMRATREFGVTDIDFRHGDILELGALERRFDLIVCSGVLHHMRDPLAGWRVLTGLLRPDGYMNIGLYSRRARREVSALRQLVAEKDYPATREGISRFRRDVMQGEAGIDIGVIAISPDFYSTSACRDLIFHVQEHVYSPLEIRDCLDALGLEFLGFEFSNPETRNRYLARFPDNPACDSLANWDTVEEENPAIFAGMYQFWVRKRT from the coding sequence TTGAACAATATCGGTCGCAACGATCCCTGCTATTGCGGCAGCGGCAAAAAATACAAGCAATGCTGTGCCCAGCGCCAGTCAATGGCGGCGCCTGGCGGCGCAGGCGGGTTATCCGGCGTCGCCGGCATCCCCCATGCACTGCAGGCTGCACTGGAATACCACCAGGCTGGCCGCTTTGCGCAGGCAGAGCCAATCTACCGGCAAGTCCTGGCGCTCGATCCGGGCAACGCCGATGCCTTGCACCTGTCGGGCGTCCTGCACCACCAGACTGGCAGGCACGCCGAGGCGGCAGGCTTGATCGGTCAGGCGCTCACGCTGCAGCCGGAATATGCCGAAGCGCATGCCAACTTGGGCGAAGCTTGGCGCGCCATGGGGCAGCATGACAATGCCGTGGCTTGCTACAGCCAGGCACTTGCGCTCAAGCCAGGCTATGCGCAGGCGCATTACAACCTGGGACTCAGCCTGCATGCGCAAGGCAAGCTGGATGCTGCAGTCGCGTCATTCCAGCAGGCCCTGACGTTCATGCCCGAATATCCAGATGCACTGCTTGCACTGGGCCGGCTACTGCAAGGCCAGGGCGAACTCAAGAAAGCCTTGTTGTGCTGTCAGCGGCTGCTGAAAATCCAGCCCGGCATGGCGAGAAACTGGTCCCTCTATGCCAGCATCCTGGAATTGCTGAGCGACGAGGCGCTGAATCTAGTGGATCCGGAGTTGCTGTTGCACGCTTTCAGCCAGCAGGTGCTGGATCCGCAGAAGCTGGAGCGCCTTGCCACCGCGATGGTGTGCGCAGACCCGCTGGCGCAGGGCTTTCTGTTGGTTGCTGCCGATGCCGAAAATGGCCGTACGCAGATCGAGGCCGCCGTGGCGGATGGCAGCTTGCAACCGCTGCTGGCAATGCCGCTGTTGCTGGCACTGCTGGAGCAGGCGCTGATCACCGACTACCGCCTGGAACGATTGCTGGCGCTGGTCCGCCAAGCCCTGCTTGCGGCATTGCTGCGCACGCCGCAAGCTGAGGCAGCGCCTGTGGTGGAACGCTTTGCCTGCGGCCTTGCCTTGCAGTGCTTCGCTAACGAATACATTTACACCATTACGGCAGTGGAAGAAGCGCACATTGCCGCGCTTACCGATCACCTGGAGGCCGCCTTCGGCCAGTCGCAGCCAGTGCCTGCAATCATGCTGGCGCTGGCCGGCTGTTATCAACCCCTGTATCGGCAACCCTTTGCAGCCTGGATCAAGCCGGCGGACTGGGCTCAGGCCCATGTGCAGGCCTTGCTAGAGCGGCAACTGGGTCAGCCGTTGCAGGAAGATGCGTTGAAGGCGGAGATTCCTGGCCTGACAGGCGTGGCCGACGCAGTGTCGCAGGCAGTGCGCCAGCAGTACGAGGAAAATCCCTATCCGCGCTGGAAAAGGCGCGGTGTGGCGGGTGTCGGTTTGCCCCTGGACGAGGCACTGCGGCAGCGCTTGCCCCACCGCGATATCACGGCACAGTTGCCTGCCGCACCGGACATTCTTGTGGCCGGCTGCGGCACCGGCAGTGACGCCTTCCAGGTTGCGCAATCCTTCGCGCATGCGGGTATCCTCGCCGTCGACATCAGCAAGACCAGCCTGGCGTATGCCATGCGTGCCACGCGCGAATTCGGCGTGACCGATATCGATTTCCGCCACGGCGATATCCTGGAGCTGGGTGCGCTCGAGCGCCGGTTCGACCTGATTGTCTGCAGCGGCGTCTTGCATCACATGCGCGATCCGCTCGCCGGCTGGCGCGTGCTGACCGGCTTGCTGCGGCCGGACGGCTATATGAATATCGGCCTGTACAGCCGGCGCGCGCGGCGGGAAGTAAGCGCCCTGCGGCAACTGGTGGCCGAAAAAGATTATCCCGCCACCCGCGAGGGCATCAGCCGCTTCCGGCGCGACGTCATGCAGGGCGAGGCCGGCATCGATATTGGCGTGATCGCCATCAGTCCGGATTTTTACAGCACCAGTGCGTGCCGCGACCTGATCTTCCATGTCCAGGAGCATGTGTATTCGCCGCTGGAAATTCGGGATTGCCTGGATGCGCTCGGGCTGGAATTCCTTGGCTTTGAATTTTCTAATCCGGAAACCCGAAACCGCTACCTGGCGCGTTTTCCGGACAACCCGGCCTGTGATTCTCTGGCCAACTGGGATACAGTGGAAGAAGAAAATCCGGCAATTTTCGCCGGGATGTACCAGTTCTGGGTAAGGAAACGCACCTGA
- a CDS encoding porin — translation MKKSLLALAVLGAFATGAQAQTNVSIGGVVQANLKSYKVSSTARVANNELRVDDDYNSRFWLTGTEDLGGGLSALFYVENRFNTDQRQSTGGATGAGLADGDTFVGLKGGFGQVTVGKHSWMSVQGLAAEFVSASGNLVSMPTSMTATYSIMNQGGGYLDITRRVNSITYRTPVISGFNGAFGVSTASAGAEGVIGGGNQYNDGREYYLQGGYNNGPLSLSLAYRDFTAEGRAAGATDDSQLRFTGSYKFGGFKVGLIADRAKREAVGGGDSSRTAWSIPVSYAFGNSTILASVTKAGDLSLGHAGLAAVAGANTGAKMYTLGYDHALSKRTNVGVFYSRLDNDARGIYQPFLAGTSFTGSGLLAGETASTFALGVKHTF, via the coding sequence ATGAAAAAATCGCTACTCGCTCTCGCAGTTCTGGGCGCTTTCGCTACCGGCGCACAAGCTCAAACCAACGTTTCCATCGGCGGCGTGGTTCAGGCTAACCTGAAGAGCTACAAAGTCAGCAGCACCGCTCGCGTTGCCAACAACGAACTGCGCGTCGATGACGACTACAATTCGCGTTTCTGGCTGACCGGCACCGAAGATCTGGGTGGCGGCCTGTCCGCACTGTTCTACGTTGAAAACCGTTTCAACACCGACCAGCGTCAATCGACCGGCGGCGCAACCGGCGCTGGCCTGGCTGATGGCGACACCTTCGTCGGCCTCAAGGGCGGCTTCGGTCAAGTGACCGTTGGTAAGCATTCCTGGATGTCGGTCCAAGGTCTGGCTGCTGAATTCGTGTCCGCTTCGGGTAACCTGGTTTCCATGCCTACCAGCATGACCGCTACCTACTCGATCATGAACCAAGGCGGTGGCTATCTGGACATCACCCGTCGCGTCAACTCGATCACCTACCGTACTCCGGTCATCAGCGGCTTTAACGGCGCGTTTGGCGTGTCGACCGCTTCGGCTGGCGCAGAAGGCGTCATCGGCGGTGGTAACCAGTACAACGACGGCCGTGAATACTACCTGCAAGGCGGCTACAACAATGGCCCGCTGTCCCTGAGCCTGGCATACCGTGACTTCACCGCTGAAGGCCGTGCAGCTGGCGCAACCGATGACTCGCAACTGCGTTTCACCGGTTCGTACAAGTTCGGCGGCTTCAAGGTCGGCCTGATCGCTGACCGCGCAAAGCGTGAAGCAGTCGGCGGCGGCGATTCGTCCCGTACCGCATGGTCGATCCCTGTCAGCTACGCTTTCGGCAACAGCACCATCCTGGCTAGCGTCACCAAGGCTGGCGATCTGTCCCTCGGCCACGCTGGTCTGGCAGCCGTCGCTGGCGCCAACACTGGCGCCAAGATGTACACCCTGGGCTACGACCACGCCCTGTCCAAGCGCACCAACGTCGGCGTGTTCTACAGCCGTCTGGACAACGATGCACGTGGCATCTACCAGCCGTTCCTGGCAGGTACTTCGTTCACCGGTTCGGGCCTGTTGGCTGGCGAAACCGCTTCGACCTTCGCACTGGGCGTGAAACACACCTTCTAA
- the coq7 gene encoding 2-polyprenyl-3-methyl-6-methoxy-1,4-benzoquinone monooxygenase, protein MSALDKFIIGLDGALRTVAGLSAAGRPNPSRGLAENELDVTERRHSAGLMRVNHVGEVCAQALYASQGMLAKNETVRQQLAHSQQEEEDHLAWTAQRLRELDSRPSLLNPVWYAGAFTIGMVAARLGDARSLGFVVETERQVEAHLNDHLDRLPAQDIKSRAIVEQMRQDEIAHGAAANNLGATHLPAPVRLAMRGMAKVMTSTAYYL, encoded by the coding sequence ATGAGCGCGCTGGATAAATTCATTATTGGCCTGGATGGCGCACTGCGAACCGTGGCCGGCCTCAGCGCCGCCGGCCGCCCGAACCCTTCGCGGGGATTGGCTGAAAATGAACTTGATGTGACTGAACGCCGCCATAGCGCTGGACTGATGCGCGTAAACCATGTGGGTGAAGTGTGCGCCCAGGCACTTTATGCATCGCAAGGCATGCTTGCCAAAAATGAAACAGTGCGCCAACAACTTGCCCATTCACAACAAGAAGAAGAGGATCACCTGGCCTGGACGGCGCAGCGGTTGCGCGAACTGGATTCACGCCCGAGCCTGCTGAACCCCGTATGGTATGCCGGCGCCTTCACCATCGGCATGGTCGCCGCACGCCTGGGCGATGCCCGCAGCCTGGGCTTCGTCGTGGAGACTGAGCGCCAGGTCGAAGCCCACCTGAACGACCACCTGGATCGCCTGCCGGCCCAGGACATCAAGTCGCGCGCGATCGTCGAGCAAATGCGCCAGGACGAGATAGCCCATGGCGCAGCAGCCAATAACCTGGGGGCAACCCACCTGCCGGCGCCCGTGCGCCTGGCCATGCGTGGCATGGCCAAGGTGATGACATCGACCGCGTATTACCTGTAA
- a CDS encoding OsmC family protein: MECTVRWTGLSGMTFLAETGSGHVVAMDGAPDGGGRNLAPRPMELVLAGTGGCTAYDVVLILRKSHQDIRGCDVTLQSERAEKDPKVFTRINFHFIVRGRNLKANLVERAIKLSHEKYCSASIMLEKTAEMTHTFEIVDDNAPSESA; this comes from the coding sequence ATGGAATGCACAGTACGCTGGACCGGATTGTCCGGGATGACCTTCTTGGCGGAAACCGGCTCCGGCCATGTGGTGGCAATGGATGGGGCGCCCGACGGCGGTGGCCGCAATCTGGCCCCGCGCCCGATGGAATTGGTGCTGGCAGGCACGGGAGGATGTACGGCGTACGACGTCGTGCTCATCTTGCGTAAAAGCCACCAGGATATTCGCGGCTGCGATGTTACCTTGCAATCCGAGCGCGCCGAGAAGGATCCGAAAGTCTTCACCCGGATTAACTTTCATTTCATCGTCCGGGGCCGCAACCTCAAAGCAAACCTGGTCGAGCGCGCCATCAAGTTATCGCATGAAAAATACTGTTCTGCATCGATCATGCTGGAAAAAACGGCCGAAATGACGCATACCTTCGAGATCGTCGACGATAATGCGCCTTCAGAATCGGCCTGA